The Xyrauchen texanus isolate HMW12.3.18 chromosome 28, RBS_HiC_50CHRs, whole genome shotgun sequence genome has a segment encoding these proteins:
- the rhov gene encoding rho-related GTP-binding protein RhoV yields MPPQMDYFYQESRFPSVCLEQNDALDPTISCMMVGDGAVGKTSMIVSYTTNGYPTDYKQTAFDVFSGQVQVDGTPVRIQLMDTAGQEEFDEFRSLSYAHTDVFLLCFSVVNPTSFQNITKKWIPEIRACNPSSPIILVGTQSDLQLDVNVLIDLDRYKVKPVVSSRAQSLAEKIRAVEYVECSALTQKNLKEAFDAAIFAAIKHKARKAKKLRLSDRRTKAFSKCSWKKFFCFI; encoded by the exons ATGCCAcctcaaatggattacttttaccaaGAATCAAGATTTCCGTCTGTGTGCTTGGAGCAAAACGACGCTCTGGACCCTACGATTAGTTGCATGATGGTTGGGGATGGAGCTGTTGGAAAGACTAGTATGATTGTAAGCTACACAACTAATGGATATCCGACGGATTATAAACAGACAGCTTTTGACGTTTTCTCAG GACAAGTTCAGGTGGATGGGACCCCTGTACGAATTCAGCTGATGGATACTGCTGGACAG GAAGAATTTGATGAATTCAGATCTCTGTCTTACGCACACACGGATGTCTTCCTCCTCTGCTTTAGTGTGGTAAATCCCACATCATTCCAGAACATAACCAAGAAATGGATCCCTGAGATTCGTGCATGCAACCCATCGTCCCCTATCATTTTAGTTGGAACGCAATCGGACCTTCAGTTGGACGTTAATGTTCTCATAGACTTGGACAGGTACAAGGTCAAACCTGTGGTCAGCTCAAGAGCACAGAGCCTTGCCGAGAAGATCAGGGCTGTCGAGTATGTGGAGTGCTCAGCCCTGACCCAGAAAAACCTAAAGGAGGCCTTTGATGCTGCCATATTTGCAGCTATTAAGCACAAGGCCAGGAAGGCCAAAAAATTGAGACTGTCAGACAGACGGACCAAAGCTTTTTCCAAGTGTAGCTGGAAGAAGTTCTTCTGCTTCATCTGA
- the vps18 gene encoding vacuolar protein sorting-associated protein 18 homolog, whose product MASILDQYEDSQNIRQHSRVSTANIGITHSGFVKVRLEEEKPIFNKQRIDFSPPEKINHFTVSNNQLCMSLGKDTLLRIDLGKPDQPNQIELGRKDDSKVHKLFLDSTGSHLVISLTSNECVYLNRNTQKVRSLSRWRGHLIESIGWNKLTGCETNTGPILVGTSQGIIFEAEISASEGSLFNTNPDQYFRQVHSLEEDSKPAPVCCLEVQCGMESKYFIIATTQKRVFQFVGKLAEGSEQQGFSSIFAQNQDLLPSFQEFPVNMGYSEIAFYTSKLRSCPKTFAWMMGNGVLYGQLDYVRPDSLLSDVQVWEYTSDIHLNFVKPISIVLTQFHFLLLLPDRVKGICTLNGQVVHEDVFPEKCGPLKKMIKDPVTGLVWIYAEKAVFRYHIQREARDVWQMYMNLNKFDLAKEFCKDRPECMDMVLAKDAEHCFQNKRYLESAKCYALTQCYFEEIALKFIEAKQEEALKEFLKKKLTNLKPSEKTQITLLVTWLTELYLNRLGQLEADDSKQHTFQETREEFCTFLKSPKHKDCFYNNRSTIYDLLASHGDVDNMVYFSVIMQDHERVISHYCQHDDYSAALDVLSKHCDDRLFYKFSPVLMQHIPKKVVDAWIQMGNRLDPKNLIPALVNYTQMGSLQQINETIRYMEFCVYELDGKDEAIHNYLLSLYAKYKPDALLWYLEQAGTHASDIHYDLKYALRLCAEHGYLQACVLVYKIMELYEEAVDLALQVDVDLAKSCADLPEDDEELRKKLWLKIACHVVQEENDVKKAMNCLSSCNLLKIEDILPFFPDFVTIDHFKKAICSSLEEYNQHIEELKQEMEEATESAKRIREDIQEMRNKYGVVESQEKCATCDFPLLNRPFYLFLCGHMFHYDCLFQEVIPHLSGYKQNKLKELQKKLAETMQTTKSRHKPKEEDTVSLGKGQGSREQIKSDINDLVASECVYCGELMIKSIDKPFIGPQIFDEEMSSWL is encoded by the exons ATGGCATCTATTCTTGACCAGTATGAAGATTCTCAGAACATCCGTCAACACAGTCGTGTCTCAACGGCTAATATTGGGATCACTCATTCAG GGTTTGTGAAGGTAAGACTGGAGGAAGAGAAACCAATTTTTAATAAGCAACGCATCGATTTCTCCCCTCCCGAAAAAATCAACCACTTCACAGTGTCCAACAATCAGTTATGCATGAGTCTAGGGAAGGACACCCTACTAAG aaTTGATCTTGGAAAACCTGATCAGCCAAATCAGATTGAATTGGGAAGAAAGGATGACAGCAAAGTGCACAAGCTTTTCCTGGATTCAACAG GGTCACATTTAGTCATCAGCCTTACTTCAAATGAATGTGTATACCTAAACAGAAACACTCAGAAGGTTCGAAGTCTATCTCGATGGAGAGGCCACCTAATAGAAAGTATAGGTTGGAACAAATTAACAGGCTGTGAGACCAACACTGGGCCGATTCTGGTTGGCACCAGCCAGGGCATTATCTTTGAAGCCGAGATCTCTGCATCAGAGGGCAGTCTCTTCAACACCAACCCAGACCAGTACTTCAGACAGGTTCACTCCCTGGAGGAGGATAGTAAGCCTGCACCAGTTTGTTGCCTTGAGGTCCAATGTGGCATGGAATCGAAATATTTCATCATTGCTACCACACAAAAACGCGTGTTTCAGTTTGTTGGCAAGTTGGCAGAGGGCTCTGAGCAGCAGGGGTTCAGCTCCATTTTTGCCCAGAACCAGGATCTATTACCCAGCTTTCAGGAGTTTCCTGTCAATATGGGCTACAGCGAGATTGCTTTCTACACATCGAAGCTTCGGAGTTGCCCCAAGACCTTTGCCTGGATGATGGGCAATGGGGTTTTGTATGGACAGCTGGACTATGTGCGGCCTGACTCTCTACTTAGTGATGTGCAGGTGTGGGAATACACATCAGATATTCATTTAAACTTTGTCAAGCCCATCTCTATTGTACTTACTCAGTTTCATTTCCTACTTCTGCTCCCTGACCGTGTGAAGGGTATCTGCACTTTGAATGGGCAAGTGGTGCACGAAGATGTGTTTCCAGAAAAATGTGGCCCCCTAAAAAAGATGATCAAAGATCCTGTCACAGGGCTTGTATGGATTTACGCTGAAAAAGCTGTCTTTCGCTACCACATTCAGAGAGAAGCAAGGGATGTTTGGCAAATGTACATGAACCTGAACAAGTTTGATCTGGCTAAGGAGTTCTGCAAAGATAGACCAGAGTGTATGGATATGGTACTTGCCAAGGATGCAGAGCACTGCTTCCAGAACAAACGCTACCTGGAGAGTGCTAAGTGTTATGCCCTCACTCAGTGTTACTTTGAGGAGATTGCACTGAAGTTCATTGAGGCCAAGCAGGAGGAAGCCTTGAAGGAATTTCTGAAAAAGAAGCTAACAAATCTGAAACCCAGTGAGAAGACTCAGATCACCCTGCTGGTAACCTGGCTGACTGAACTATATCTGAACCGGCTTGGTCAGCTGGAGGCTGATGACAGTAAACAACACACCTTTCAGGAAACCCGTGAAGAGTTCTGCACCTTTCTAAAAAGCCCTAAACACAAAGATTGCTTCTACAACAATCGCAGTACCATCTATGACCTGCTCGCTAGCCACGGGGACGTGGACAACATGGTTTATTTCTCTGTTATCATGCAGGACCATGAGCGGGTTATATCTCATTACTGCCAGCATGACGACTACAGTGCAGCCTTAGATGTCCTCTCCAAGCACTGTGATGACAGGCTCTTCTATAAGTTTTCCCCGGTTCTTATGCAGCACATTCCCAAAAAGGTGGTAGATGCTTGGATACAGATGGGAAACCGGTTAGATCCAAAGAATCTGATCCCAGCATTGGTGAACTACACCCAGATGGGCAGTTTGCAACAAATTAATGAGACTATTCGTTACATGGAGTTCTGCGTATATGAGCTGGATGGCAAAGATGAGGCCATTCACAATTACTTACTCTCACTTTATGCTAAATACAAGCCAGATGCCCTGTTGTGGTACCTTGAACAAGCAGGAACACATGCTTCAGACATCCACTACGACTTGAAATATGCCTTGCGCCTTTGTGCTGAACATGGGTACCTGCAAGCCTGTGTCTTAGTCTACAAGATTATGGAGCTGTATGAGGAAGCCGTGGATCTAGCCCTACAA GTGGATGTAGATTTGGCCAAGTCTTGTGCCGATCTTCCAGAGGATGATGAGGAGCTGAGAAAGAAGCTGTGGCTTAAGATTGCTTGTCATGTGGTTCAGGAGGAGAACGATGTAAAGAAGGCCATGAATTGTCTGTCCAGTTGCAACCTGCTCAAGATTGAGGACATTTTACCTTTCTTTCCAGACTTTGTTACAATAGACCACTTTAAGAAGGCAATTTGCAGCTCCTTGGAGGAGTACAACCAACACATTGAGGAGTTGAAACAAGAAATGGAGGAGGCCACAGAAAGTGCCAAGCGTATCCGTGAAGACATCCAGGAGATGAGGAACAAATACGGGGTGGTGGAGTCTCAGGAAAAATGTGCCACTTGTGATTTCCCCTTGCTCAATCGACCTTTTTATCTATTCCTGTGTGGACATATGTTCCATTATGATTGTCTCTTTCAGGAAGTCATTCCTCACCTCTCTGGCTATAAGCAGAATAAACTGAAGGAGCTTCAGAAGAAGCTGGCAGAAACCATGCAAACCACCAAATCCAGGCACAAGCCAAAAGAGGAGGATACAGTCAGTCTAGGCAAGGGCCAGGGTAGCAGAGAGCAGATCAAGTCAGATATCAATGATCTCGTTGCTAGTGAGTGTGTATACTGTGGTGAACTGATGATTAAATCTATTGACAAGCCTTTCATAGGTCCACAGATATTTGATGAAGAGATGTCCAGCTGGCTCTAA